TCACAACGTCACAATTTCAGGAACATTCCTTTTAAGTGTGCTTAGAGGATGGGAAACAAATCAGGAAAGAATAAAAGCCTGGAGCATGTCCTGATTTTCAAAGGCTGATGTTTCTTTGAAATTCTCTTCAAACAAGAGACATTGAGACAAGATGCAAAGTGAGACCAATTTAACCTTGAAGAAGCCAGGTTATTCCCAAGGGTTAGTCCACACCACCTTCTGCAGATCCATAATCCTGTTCCTTGTTCCTCTTCGTTTTGACAAGGCCGCACACATGCCCAGTTCCAGCAAATGGTAGTCGAGTCTTTCTCAATGCCCTAAGTTTATCCTGACAATTGTTTGAATAATAGAGACGCTATGGCTTGAAGATTCAGcacctgctttctcttttttGGAAAGGTGCTAATCAACCTGAGGCCATGCAGGAAAATGAAGGTTAGGGATTTGGAGGACAGAATGATAAGGTTTACTGACATGCAAATAAGTTTTAAACATCCCTGAGGTGGGGGTCACGAGAGGCAGTTGCTTCCAGTGATGCCACAGGTGACTGAGCTGGAGCAGTTCTTCCAAACACAGGGAGAGCTCTGTCCTGTGCACCCCTAGCTTGGCGTGTCTGGTGTCTGGTTTTCGGAGCGTCCATGAGATCCTTACGGAGCACAGTAACCACCGGGATTTTGATGGATGACAAATAGTTCCCCGGCATTCACGTTGAGCTGCTTACAGGAGTTACTGTCAGTGGTCACATTCAAGTAGACTTTGTCTTTGTAACCCAATCTTAACACCACGTTGGAGTTGGCAAACTTGGACTTTTTCAGGATTGGGAATGGTTCCGCACCCTTCCGATAATGGAGGTTGATGTTGACTTCCTGAGAGAAATAACCCTTCAGTGAAATGAGATAAAACCCATCACACCGGATGATGACTGATTTGTTCTGCACTTCCATGTTTCCATAAGTTTTTAAGAGTGTGATGATGAAGTTGTTTTCACACCCATGCGGTGATAAGGctaaaagtaaaaaacaacaacaaaaaaaaagttacacgGAGAGATTGTAGAAAGAGAGCACTGTTTTCTTTAGGTGCAAATCTCCTTTCTCAGTGGAATGGAAAAGCAAGAAAAGCTAGTTTTAATGGGCAAAACAAATACTAATGGGGCTGGAATTCCAGAGTTGTAATCTaggatttctttcatttttgaggACCTTGCAAGATCGACAACTTCAGTGCTTCCTGTCATTCAGTGGCTGGACTACAGCAAGGGGTGGCAATAGTTCCCCTCACCCTGGTCCTGTACACTACCCTCACTTTGAAGCTCAAGCAAAGCAATCATGTTAACTCTTCCCTATTCTCCCTTCGTCTGACCACGTCCACAAAGCACTGAACTTATCAACAGCATTTACTGAATCTTAGAGAGCTAAACACGGAATACCCTTGAGCTCAGGGAAAGCTCCAAAGCACCCCAGGGAAAGAACCCAAAGACACAGActctcttctcccttttcctttccattgctagTTCTTCCGGGAAAATGCCCCAAGAGGAGTTGCTGCCCCAGGAGAAAGcaaaggaggggaggaagagaagccagcAGAGTAACAGGCTTGGTAAATCTGTGCAGGGTTGTATCACATACAAGCcaaaatctaaatttaaaaaatttttattccgGCATTCCAGCCCCAATATCATCCTGAATGGCTGAGCAACAACATCCTGGACACCGTATTCTTGCCATTTTTACTTGGCTTTGGGAAAGAATAGGCCCCTACTGCTGACCACAATTTAGTAAGTCTTGCTTTATATCTGGTCCAGACAGCATAgtttggattggaaatgaagaacaCTTCTAGAGAGCAAAAGATACTTTCTTCAAGCTTAGTAGAACGCAATATGCAATTGAATATTCACCTAGAAACCACTGGTCATTGTTGTAATATCAATCATAGGCCCAAACAATGATAGCATCATGGTCCAACAATCATCCTATTTTCACATCTGGAGGATTTTCCCAACTCTCATTGAGCTATAATCTTGTCCCAAGAGAGAAAAGATGATGTGTTCAAGTCAGGGCAGACATAATTTCCTTAGTTGAAAAATGAGACTAAGTCCTACTGAAAGTGTTAGCATGAAATTTAACTGAAGCAGCTCATGTAACTAACACAgagataaaaatatatttgataatGAATTAATGCCCTTTTCTTCTTTATGCATCTTCTGTTTCCATACTGACAACCTTATAAAGGCTTCAAAATTCTAAGACTTAAGGGCTCTATAATGAAAAGGACAGATCTTATGTTGTAAAAGAAGTAAGAAGACTGAAGACAAGATTGTTTCAAAAATATGAATCAGTTAAACTTTCAGTAATACTTACTTTGTAGTCGTGCTTGGATACTTTCAATGGGAGCGAACTGGAGGGACACCTGGGAGAGGGAAAtaggacattttaatgatgtgtTTATAACGaggcatttgaaaggcagagaagcaaagaTTTCCCATtgtctggctcactcccagagtCCCACAGCAGCCCTGCATGGGCCAGGTTGGTTTCAGGAGTCCAGGGGCTTGGATGTCACCTCTTTCTTCCCAGGAAGGTGGACACAGAAGAGGAGCTGAGACGCAAACCCAGCGCTTTGATAAAATGTGCACAGGAACTTCTAAAGcactgtgccaagtgcccaccCTAAGGAtacaattttagaaaatgaaaaatggataGAATTGATGAACCATATCTAGTGAAGCAGAAATACAATGGCCAGTAGAGGGGAAGAGCTCCTTTCCTTAAGATTAGACCCAGTGTCCTCACCCACCTCCTTTGGTTTTCTGCTCAGTACAAGGATCTGATAACTGTCCTCATTTCTACCAAACTCTTCTTTGATATACTGATTCATCGTACTGAGCCCCAATTTCCAAAGTAGATAACAGGACCCTTAACAAGTCATTTTGTTAGGAAGCACTGTTAGATTCCATCATGAAAAAGGCTGCAACCAGTCAATGCATCATAACCGGAGAATCccagaacattctggaaatgCATTCTGGAAGCTTGCTGTATGTTTTTGATCTTTCACTGTATCCCACTGGTAAGATCATCCTACTTTCATTGATCACAGGCAATAAGAACTGTCCTAATCTACCAAGGTCAGTAGATTCAGCTGTagtccaaacaaaaaaaaaaaaaaaaagaaaaaacaaaccattGGATCATTCTTTTCCCTTCAGCAACTCCAAAAACCAAACTTGAATGAAATTCAgcagcaataaaaacaagtaagatAATAAAGAGAAATAACTCTAGTCGGTAAAATATCTATAATTATTTGGtgcttaaaagcaaataaattgaaTATGAAGAAACTATAAGATGTatcaagagaaaacagagaaaggaagaatcaTCCATAAAGCATATTGCCTTgccatctgcttttttttaataaccaATAATATCTCCAAGGGTGTTGAATACACCCAAGAGGAAAACACAAGAAATTGGATGCAGATATTGTGTCTGGAGAAGGGAATCGGAAACCTGAAGTCAATTAAGAAGGGCATTTACTTTTCATGATCTACTTTTGTTTTCTTAACTTTTGCACCTTACATTTGTATTAGCTactgaaaaaggaaacagaaaacaaaatgcctATTGTGTCTGCAACTCTTccccaaaaattatttttggcaaGATGTTCTAAGCAAAGGTGTGGGCAAAAGTATGCTTTTCTGCCCTGGGGAGtgcaagccctgcttcccaattTTCAGGCAAATTAAGAATCCCAGTCAAGTAGATTCCACTGGGGATTCCCCAAGCAGATGAGAAATCCCCTACTCTTGGCATAAGGACAATTGCAAGACTTACCAAGCTGAAACAGCAGGCGGTGCAGGAAGACACCCTTCCTAAGCCCTCTCCGTGACTGGGCCTCCGTAGCAACATGCACCAACATGCTGAGCGTGTAGAGAGAGACGCTGAGCGGTCTAGAAATGGGAGTTCCAACTGTGCTGTCTGCAGCACTTAAACAAGTGCCCTTTGTGCACACAGCAGTAGCCTGAAAGACAGCCTCTCCAAGGCCCTGAGGAATAAGgcccttctcttctgctgcacATCAccagacatacacacatgtgtatccCCAACCTGCTGTTGTTGGTATCAATATGGAAAGTGAAGTATAAATCGCATCCTGCCCTCCCACCATTTCCACCTTCATTCTCTATCCTACTCACACGGTGCCCACGTGCAGGCCCACTTCCGTCAGCCTCAAACATCCTGCTGAGCTTTATCGCCACACaaatcttgtgtgtgtgtcctgtgctcTAGCCAACTATTGGTTCGACTTTAGGTCGAAAGCTTGGTAGAACAGGGCAAAGAGCTTAGCCTTGGAAGTCAGAATCAGCACAGTCCATAGAGTTTCCAGTTTTTGAATCCAGAAAAGTCATACACCTTATCTTGGCTTTAGCTTTATTTATAAACATCGAATGACTATTtgactgatttgaaaggaagaatgaaagacCTTCGAGGCACTGATTTACACAATAGCAGGAGtgagccagactggagccaggagtcaggagctccctcAACAGTCTCTCACACAGTTTAAGGAAACTAAACATTTGGgccgtcacctgttgcctcctatgTACAGTCACAGAAATATGAATTGTACAAGGATCCAAGGCTCAGATTTGAAACTTTCGAAGAACTAAATCCAAACACTGCTTATTCAACAATGTGTCAAAAACACACTCATCCATGGCTAGTACTCAAGAAATGTTGGCTGTACTGTCAAACATTACTCAGTAATTGAATGAGTAACACAGCGGTTGTATTACTTGGTGGCTTGATTAGAAATAGCACCAAAAGCTAACTACATTCTGCACAGCAGGCACTGCACTCAGCTTCCAGACAGAAAGGTCTGGGGCACACATTTAGTTCTGGCAGTGTAGCACAACCAGTTTGAATACaatttgctctgcttcccattcagctctctgataatatacctgagaaagcagagatggcccaagcacttgggtccctggtaCCCAGGAtgatgttcttggctcctgactgacTTGATCGAAGTcttagctgttacagccatctggggagtgaaccaacatataaaagatctctatctatctatccatctatctatctatctatctgtctcctTCTATCTTTATCACTTtaactttcaattaaataaaataaatattttcttaaaaagtataaAATCTTCGTT
This window of the Ochotona princeps isolate mOchPri1 chromosome 2, mOchPri1.hap1, whole genome shotgun sequence genome carries:
- the TNFSF4 gene encoding tumor necrosis factor ligand superfamily member 4, translating into MEGVQPLEENVEHTPRPRFERSKLLLVASVIQGLGLLLCLTYVCQHFRASQVSLQFAPIESIQARLQTLSPHGCENNFIITLLKTYGNMEVQNKSVIIRCDGFYLISLKGYFSQEVNINLHYRKGAEPFPILKKSKFANSNVVLRLGYKDKVYLNVTTDSNSCKQLNVNAGELFVIHQNPGGYCAP